A single Perca flavescens isolate YP-PL-M2 chromosome 2, PFLA_1.0, whole genome shotgun sequence DNA region contains:
- the ldb1b gene encoding LIM domain-binding protein 1b isoform X2 codes for MSVGGCACPGCSSKSFKLYSPKEPPNGSTFPPFHPGTMLDRDVGPTPMYPPTYLEPGIGRHTPYGNQADYRIFELNKRLQNWTEECDNLWWDAFTTEFFEDDAMLTITFCLEDGPKRYTIGRTLIPRYFRSIFEGGATELYYVLKHPKESFHNNFVSLDCDQCTMVTQNGKPMFTQVCVEGRLYLEFMFDDMMRIKTWHFSIRQHRELIPRSILAMHAQDPQMLDQLSKNITRCGLSNSTLNYLRLCVILEPMQELMSRHKTYSLSPRDCLKTCLFQKWQRMVAPPAEPSRQPPNKRRKRKMSGGSTISGGGTNNNNNNKKKSPGSGFPLTSQVPDVMVVGEPTLMGGEFGDEDERLITRLENTQFDAANGIDDEDSFNNSPALGSNSPWNNKAPSSQESKSDNPTSQASQ; via the exons ATGTCCGTGGGCGGCTGCGCATGTCCCG GCTGTTCCTCCAAGTCATTCAAGCTGTACTCCCCCAAGGAGCCCCCCAACGGTAGCACTTTTCCCCCTTTCCACCCCGGCACCATGCTGGACAGAGACGTGGG TCCCACCCCAATGTATCCTCCCACATACCTGGAGCCCGGGATAGG GAGGCACACACCATATGGCAACCAGGCAGACTACAGAATATTTGAACTCAACAAACGGCTACAGAACTGGACAGAG GAGTGTGATAACCTGTGGTGGGATGCATTTACTACAGAGTTCTTTGAAGATGATGCCATGTTGACCATTACCTTCTGTCTGGAGGATGGACCCAAACGTTACA CAATTGGTCGGACGTTGATTCCAAGGTACTTCCGGAGTATATTTGAGGGCGGTGCCACTGAGCTCTACTATGTGCTGAAACATCCCAAGGAGTCCTTCCACAATAACTTTGTCTCCCTTGACTGTGATCAGTGCACCATGGTCACTCAGAATGGAAAGCCCATGTTCACACAG GTGTGTGTAGAAGGCCGCTTGTACCTGGAGTTCATGTTTGACGACATGATGAGGATAAAGACGTGGCATTTCAGCATCAGACAACACCGTGAACTTATCCCCCGCAGTATACTGGCAATGCAT GCCCAAGACCCACAGATGCTGGACCAGCTGTCCAAAAACATAACAAGATGTGGCCTCTCGAACTCCACCCTTAACTACCTCCGA CTGTGTGTGATTCTGGAGCCCATGCAGGAGCTGATGTCCAGACACAAGACATACAGCCTCAGCCCCAGAGACTGCCTCAAGACCTGCCTCTTCCAGAAATGGCAGAGGATGGTGGCACCACCAG CTGAGCCATCAAGACAGCCGCCAAACAAACGGCGGAAGCGTAAGATGTCGGGTGGCAGCACCATCAGTGGAGGAGGAactaataacaacaacaacaacaaaaagaagagcCCTGGCAGTGGCTTCCCTCTGACCAGCCAAGTTCCA GATGTGATGGTGGTGGGAGAGCCCACGCTGATGGGAGGGGAGTTTGGTGACGAAGACGAGCGTCTGATCACAAGGCTGGAGAACACGCAGTTCGACGCGGCCAATGGCATTGACGACGAGGACAGCTTCAACAACTCTCCGGCGCTGGGCTCCAACTCGCCCTGGAACAACAAGGCACCCTCCAGCCAGGAGAGCAAGAGCGACAACCCCACCTCACAGGCATCGCAGTAG
- the ldb1b gene encoding LIM domain-binding protein 1b isoform X1: MAMSEQLETEGGCSSKSFKLYSPKEPPNGSTFPPFHPGTMLDRDVGPTPMYPPTYLEPGIGRHTPYGNQADYRIFELNKRLQNWTEECDNLWWDAFTTEFFEDDAMLTITFCLEDGPKRYTIGRTLIPRYFRSIFEGGATELYYVLKHPKESFHNNFVSLDCDQCTMVTQNGKPMFTQVCVEGRLYLEFMFDDMMRIKTWHFSIRQHRELIPRSILAMHAQDPQMLDQLSKNITRCGLSNSTLNYLRLCVILEPMQELMSRHKTYSLSPRDCLKTCLFQKWQRMVAPPAEPSRQPPNKRRKRKMSGGSTISGGGTNNNNNNKKKSPGSGFPLTSQVPDVMVVGEPTLMGGEFGDEDERLITRLENTQFDAANGIDDEDSFNNSPALGSNSPWNNKAPSSQESKSDNPTSQASQ; this comes from the exons ATGGCGATGTCAGAACAGCTTGAAACTGAGGGAG GCTGTTCCTCCAAGTCATTCAAGCTGTACTCCCCCAAGGAGCCCCCCAACGGTAGCACTTTTCCCCCTTTCCACCCCGGCACCATGCTGGACAGAGACGTGGG TCCCACCCCAATGTATCCTCCCACATACCTGGAGCCCGGGATAGG GAGGCACACACCATATGGCAACCAGGCAGACTACAGAATATTTGAACTCAACAAACGGCTACAGAACTGGACAGAG GAGTGTGATAACCTGTGGTGGGATGCATTTACTACAGAGTTCTTTGAAGATGATGCCATGTTGACCATTACCTTCTGTCTGGAGGATGGACCCAAACGTTACA CAATTGGTCGGACGTTGATTCCAAGGTACTTCCGGAGTATATTTGAGGGCGGTGCCACTGAGCTCTACTATGTGCTGAAACATCCCAAGGAGTCCTTCCACAATAACTTTGTCTCCCTTGACTGTGATCAGTGCACCATGGTCACTCAGAATGGAAAGCCCATGTTCACACAG GTGTGTGTAGAAGGCCGCTTGTACCTGGAGTTCATGTTTGACGACATGATGAGGATAAAGACGTGGCATTTCAGCATCAGACAACACCGTGAACTTATCCCCCGCAGTATACTGGCAATGCAT GCCCAAGACCCACAGATGCTGGACCAGCTGTCCAAAAACATAACAAGATGTGGCCTCTCGAACTCCACCCTTAACTACCTCCGA CTGTGTGTGATTCTGGAGCCCATGCAGGAGCTGATGTCCAGACACAAGACATACAGCCTCAGCCCCAGAGACTGCCTCAAGACCTGCCTCTTCCAGAAATGGCAGAGGATGGTGGCACCACCAG CTGAGCCATCAAGACAGCCGCCAAACAAACGGCGGAAGCGTAAGATGTCGGGTGGCAGCACCATCAGTGGAGGAGGAactaataacaacaacaacaacaaaaagaagagcCCTGGCAGTGGCTTCCCTCTGACCAGCCAAGTTCCA GATGTGATGGTGGTGGGAGAGCCCACGCTGATGGGAGGGGAGTTTGGTGACGAAGACGAGCGTCTGATCACAAGGCTGGAGAACACGCAGTTCGACGCGGCCAATGGCATTGACGACGAGGACAGCTTCAACAACTCTCCGGCGCTGGGCTCCAACTCGCCCTGGAACAACAAGGCACCCTCCAGCCAGGAGAGCAAGAGCGACAACCCCACCTCACAGGCATCGCAGTAG
- the ldb1b gene encoding LIM domain-binding protein 1b isoform X3, which produces MLDRDVGPTPMYPPTYLEPGIGRHTPYGNQADYRIFELNKRLQNWTEECDNLWWDAFTTEFFEDDAMLTITFCLEDGPKRYTIGRTLIPRYFRSIFEGGATELYYVLKHPKESFHNNFVSLDCDQCTMVTQNGKPMFTQVCVEGRLYLEFMFDDMMRIKTWHFSIRQHRELIPRSILAMHAQDPQMLDQLSKNITRCGLSNSTLNYLRLCVILEPMQELMSRHKTYSLSPRDCLKTCLFQKWQRMVAPPAEPSRQPPNKRRKRKMSGGSTISGGGTNNNNNNKKKSPGSGFPLTSQVPDVMVVGEPTLMGGEFGDEDERLITRLENTQFDAANGIDDEDSFNNSPALGSNSPWNNKAPSSQESKSDNPTSQASQ; this is translated from the exons ATGCTGGACAGAGACGTGGG TCCCACCCCAATGTATCCTCCCACATACCTGGAGCCCGGGATAGG GAGGCACACACCATATGGCAACCAGGCAGACTACAGAATATTTGAACTCAACAAACGGCTACAGAACTGGACAGAG GAGTGTGATAACCTGTGGTGGGATGCATTTACTACAGAGTTCTTTGAAGATGATGCCATGTTGACCATTACCTTCTGTCTGGAGGATGGACCCAAACGTTACA CAATTGGTCGGACGTTGATTCCAAGGTACTTCCGGAGTATATTTGAGGGCGGTGCCACTGAGCTCTACTATGTGCTGAAACATCCCAAGGAGTCCTTCCACAATAACTTTGTCTCCCTTGACTGTGATCAGTGCACCATGGTCACTCAGAATGGAAAGCCCATGTTCACACAG GTGTGTGTAGAAGGCCGCTTGTACCTGGAGTTCATGTTTGACGACATGATGAGGATAAAGACGTGGCATTTCAGCATCAGACAACACCGTGAACTTATCCCCCGCAGTATACTGGCAATGCAT GCCCAAGACCCACAGATGCTGGACCAGCTGTCCAAAAACATAACAAGATGTGGCCTCTCGAACTCCACCCTTAACTACCTCCGA CTGTGTGTGATTCTGGAGCCCATGCAGGAGCTGATGTCCAGACACAAGACATACAGCCTCAGCCCCAGAGACTGCCTCAAGACCTGCCTCTTCCAGAAATGGCAGAGGATGGTGGCACCACCAG CTGAGCCATCAAGACAGCCGCCAAACAAACGGCGGAAGCGTAAGATGTCGGGTGGCAGCACCATCAGTGGAGGAGGAactaataacaacaacaacaacaaaaagaagagcCCTGGCAGTGGCTTCCCTCTGACCAGCCAAGTTCCA GATGTGATGGTGGTGGGAGAGCCCACGCTGATGGGAGGGGAGTTTGGTGACGAAGACGAGCGTCTGATCACAAGGCTGGAGAACACGCAGTTCGACGCGGCCAATGGCATTGACGACGAGGACAGCTTCAACAACTCTCCGGCGCTGGGCTCCAACTCGCCCTGGAACAACAAGGCACCCTCCAGCCAGGAGAGCAAGAGCGACAACCCCACCTCACAGGCATCGCAGTAG